Proteins encoded together in one Mobula birostris isolate sMobBir1 chromosome 9, sMobBir1.hap1, whole genome shotgun sequence window:
- the gjz1 gene encoding uncharacterized protein gjz1 translates to MVAIVAYSRLAAAALASLGSRQGMAPWLGLLGLRLASLLVAGRAWTDFGSHFLCNVTLDPFCNSACFEAHFPFPMASAWDLGFLLVVLPVGCLYLLSPPIEGSSLGHGGSPPPAALACCSLALALVEASLLGLLAGVQLPQTWPLDCQLPAICDWINTSDAAVHCWLEGWAEKVGAMAALGFTSALNLLAGLLCAGAVLLGRAGRQA, encoded by the coding sequence ATGGTGGCTATCGTGGCCTACAGCCGGCTGGCAGCTGCCGCACTGGCCTCGCTAGGCTCCCGGCAAGGGATGGCGCCCTGGTTGGGCCTACTGGGCTTGCGCCTCGCTTCCCTGCTAGTGGCAGGCCGTGCATGGACTGACTTCGGGTCTCACTTCCTCTGCAATGTCACACTGGACCCTTTCTGCAACTCTGCCTGCTTTGAGGCCCACTTTCCCTTCCCTATGGCCTCTGCTTGGGACCTGGGCTTCCTGCTGGTTGTCCTCCCTGTTGGCTGTCTCTATCTGCTGTCCCCACCGATTGAGGGAAGTTCTCTTGGCCATGGAGGTTCTCCACCTCCTGCAGCATTGGCCTGCTGTAGCCTCGCGCTAGCCCTAGTGGAGGCCAGTCTGCTGGGCCTGCTGGCTGGTGTGCAGTTGCCCCAGACCTGGCCTCTGGATTGCCAGCTGCCTGCCATCTGTGACTGGATAAACACTTCTGATGCTGCTGTCCACTGCTGGCTGGAGGGCTGGGCTGAGAAGGTGGGAGCCATGGCTGCCCTGGGCTTCACCTCTGCCTTGAACTTGCTGGCCGGTCTGCTCTGTGCTGGAGCTGTGCTGCTGGGCCGGGCTGGGAGGCAGGCctga